A section of the Prochlorococcus sp. MIT 1341 genome encodes:
- a CDS encoding isoamylase, with protein MTKTNIGSPWPLGSTITKRGVNFSVAAPFASQVQLLLFSTAFDNKPNKIITLSSSHRSGDYWHIEVEGIGAGCCYGYHINQSSNFNNSIDYSQKVLLDPCARAITGWEIYNRQLTISASANLENCLKGVVCERDSFDFTAHPRPRHMLSKSIIYELHVGGFTHRPSSEVNPKHRGTFLGLIEKIPYLKQLGITSVELLPVYAFDSSDSPRGKKNYWGYSPINWFTPHHEYIAGNDSLQARQQFRKMVSSFHDVGIEVILDVVYNHTTEGNNHGPAISWKGFAENLYYHINENGDYLDVSGCGNTIAANRPIVQQLIIESMRCWATELGIDGFRFDLGIALSRGEGLEPLDSPPLFKAIEADPTLSDLKLITEPWDCGGLYKIGDFPSQKMSTWNGYFRDDLRAFWKGENNTVWKLKERLNGSPDLFNNDPNCISRSINFITSHDGFTLNDLVSFNHKHNLANGESNRDGENHNNSWNHGIEGPSTSISLNQLRARQKRNLLATLLLSPGVPMIAMGDEVSRSQGGNNNSWCQDSTLGWMIWNIEDCDSLLQEFVKRLIKIRKQLPSIFSPAISRTEKDSDLTLDEKRFSIRWHGIEIGKPDFSSWSHSLSFSIHLKNDEAAMWMGLNACPKNLNFQLPNPCTKWNLLVNTANQSPNDAPKEPPVWDKKNIELENRSLVVTIDERFSKSLRL; from the coding sequence TTGACCAAGACAAATATCGGCTCACCATGGCCTCTTGGGAGCACCATAACGAAAAGAGGGGTAAATTTCTCTGTAGCTGCACCATTTGCATCCCAAGTTCAATTATTATTGTTTTCAACTGCTTTTGATAATAAGCCAAACAAAATAATCACGTTATCAAGTTCCCATAGATCCGGAGACTACTGGCATATAGAAGTTGAAGGAATAGGTGCGGGATGTTGCTACGGTTACCATATAAACCAATCAAGTAATTTCAATAACTCTATTGATTATTCCCAGAAAGTTTTATTAGACCCTTGCGCAAGAGCAATAACAGGTTGGGAGATTTACAATAGACAATTAACAATAAGTGCTTCGGCTAATTTAGAGAATTGCTTAAAAGGTGTTGTTTGTGAAAGAGATAGCTTTGACTTCACTGCTCATCCTAGGCCCAGACATATGTTATCTAAAAGTATCATTTATGAATTACATGTTGGTGGTTTCACTCATAGACCTTCGTCCGAAGTTAATCCCAAGCATAGAGGTACATTCTTGGGTTTGATTGAAAAGATTCCCTATCTAAAGCAACTTGGAATTACATCAGTTGAACTATTGCCAGTATATGCATTCGATTCTTCAGATTCACCTAGAGGTAAGAAAAATTATTGGGGTTATAGCCCTATAAACTGGTTTACTCCTCACCACGAATATATCGCAGGAAATGATTCACTTCAAGCAAGGCAACAATTCAGGAAAATGGTTTCATCGTTTCATGATGTAGGGATAGAGGTGATTCTTGATGTTGTTTACAATCATACGACTGAAGGGAATAATCATGGTCCAGCAATCAGTTGGAAAGGGTTTGCAGAGAATCTTTATTACCATATAAACGAAAACGGGGATTACTTAGACGTTAGTGGATGTGGGAACACTATTGCAGCGAATCGTCCCATTGTTCAACAACTAATTATTGAATCTATGCGCTGTTGGGCAACAGAACTAGGTATTGATGGATTTAGATTTGATCTTGGAATAGCATTAAGCAGAGGCGAGGGTTTAGAACCTCTTGATAGCCCCCCTCTTTTCAAAGCTATTGAAGCTGATCCAACATTAAGTGACTTAAAACTTATAACTGAACCTTGGGATTGTGGAGGGCTCTACAAGATCGGTGACTTTCCTTCTCAAAAGATGAGCACATGGAATGGGTATTTTCGAGATGATTTAAGAGCCTTCTGGAAGGGAGAAAACAACACTGTTTGGAAATTAAAGGAAAGACTTAATGGAAGCCCGGATCTATTCAATAATGATCCTAATTGCATATCGCGTTCGATTAACTTTATTACTTCACATGATGGTTTTACACTGAATGACCTAGTTAGTTTCAATCACAAACATAATCTTGCCAATGGGGAAAGCAATCGTGATGGAGAGAATCACAATAACAGCTGGAATCATGGCATTGAAGGCCCCAGTACAAGTATTTCCCTAAACCAACTAAGAGCACGTCAAAAAAGAAATCTTCTTGCAACCCTTCTCCTCAGTCCAGGGGTACCTATGATTGCCATGGGTGACGAAGTAAGCCGAAGCCAAGGTGGAAATAACAACAGCTGGTGTCAGGACAGTACTTTGGGTTGGATGATCTGGAATATTGAAGATTGCGATAGCCTTTTACAGGAATTTGTAAAAAGACTAATAAAGATTCGCAAGCAGCTTCCTTCGATATTTAGTCCCGCAATCTCAAGAACAGAAAAAGATTCCGATTTAACACTTGATGAAAAAAGATTTTCAATCCGATGGCATGGAATTGAAATAGGAAAACCAGATTTTAGTAGTTGGTCTCATAGTCTTAGTTTCAGCATCCATTTAAAAAATGATGAGGCAGCAATGTGGATGGGATTAAATGCATGTCCTAAAAACCTCAATTTCCAATTGCCTAACCCTTGCACTAAATGGAACCTTTTAGTTAATACAGCAAATCAAAGCCCTAATGATGCTCCCAAAGAACCACCGGTTTGGGACAAAAAAAATATAGAGCTAGAAAATCGCAGCCTTGTTGTCACCATAGATGAAAGGTTTTCTAAATCCTTAAGGCTTTAG
- a CDS encoding MBL fold metallo-hydrolase, giving the protein MSGTSERTQENMPLFLGNDLCAFQVDSSSTGGIAWWLGSDEEPLLIDCPDVTKKNIDILKKLARNSRPRILLTSREGHGRVAALQAALDWPVLLHEQEAYLLPALEKVETFSEELVTAAGVRLLWTPGPTPGSCVAHVHASWNVLFCGRLLSLVEVDRLAPLQTRKTFHWRRQRESLKKLRQWVPSNPLPSLALGSGSGGDDCMRLFEWDDWKEPFWGDEPMFN; this is encoded by the coding sequence ATGAGTGGGACCTCTGAAAGAACGCAAGAGAACATGCCTTTATTCCTTGGGAATGATCTTTGTGCTTTTCAGGTAGATAGTTCTTCTACAGGTGGTATCGCTTGGTGGTTGGGTTCCGATGAAGAACCCTTATTGATTGACTGCCCAGATGTAACAAAGAAGAATATCGACATTTTGAAAAAACTTGCAAGGAATTCGAGACCTCGGATCCTCCTGACAAGCAGAGAAGGCCATGGAAGAGTAGCTGCGCTTCAAGCAGCACTTGATTGGCCTGTTTTGTTACATGAGCAGGAGGCTTATCTATTGCCTGCTTTAGAAAAGGTTGAAACTTTTTCGGAGGAATTGGTTACAGCTGCAGGTGTTCGGCTTTTATGGACTCCAGGCCCTACCCCAGGCAGTTGTGTTGCCCATGTACATGCATCCTGGAATGTGCTGTTCTGCGGACGATTGCTCTCGCTTGTGGAGGTTGATCGATTGGCTCCTTTGCAGACTAGAAAGACTTTTCATTGGCGTCGCCAGCGAGAAAGTTTGAAAAAATTGCGCCAATGGGTTCCTTCAAATCCATTGCCATCATTGGCTCTTGGTTCAGGCTCTGGGGGGGACGATTGTATGAGGCTTTTTGAGTGGGATGACTGGAAAGAGCCTTTTTGGGGAGATGAGCCTATGTTTAATTAA
- a CDS encoding HU family DNA-binding protein, with protein sequence MNKADLVNLVAARTELTKTDVSLVVDAAIDTIIDSVVEGKKVSILGFGSFEPRDRSARQGLNPKTGEKIKIPAKRVPAFTAGKMFKDRVQG encoded by the coding sequence ATGAACAAAGCTGATTTGGTCAACCTAGTTGCAGCTCGTACAGAGCTCACTAAGACTGATGTTTCACTGGTTGTTGATGCCGCTATCGACACCATCATTGATTCAGTCGTAGAGGGCAAGAAAGTATCCATTCTTGGATTTGGTTCTTTTGAACCTCGTGATCGTTCTGCCAGACAAGGTCTTAATCCTAAAACAGGTGAAAAGATCAAGATTCCTGCAAAGCGTGTTCCGGCTTTTACTGCTGGAAAAATGTTTAAGGACCGTGTACAGGGTTAG
- the gluQRS gene encoding tRNA glutamyl-Q(34) synthetase GluQRS, which yields MDLPAHLSRQFDEGNRLRKYSYRGRFAPSPSGVMHLGNLRTALLSWLRARLEEGIWLLRVDDLDSSRTRPGAVESFKSDLLWLGLDWDGPIIRQSRRRGLYSTVLSTLRRNGRVYPCRCSRRTLSRLSEESGKKKLYPGTCKDLRLSWGAQEGRLPSWRLDVNKKFKKSSGDIVVRRSDGFIGYHLATVIDELTLGITEVVRGEDLREGMSTQLAIFDVINRPSPVAYRHVPLLLDRKGSKLSKRNGNCGLEKLKQTGLTSPRVVGLLAESLNLVPKGAELSAHELLSDLRVRPETFYSVFDKGC from the coding sequence TTGGATCTGCCCGCACATTTGTCTAGGCAATTCGATGAAGGAAATCGTCTTCGGAAATATTCTTATCGAGGCCGATTTGCTCCGTCTCCTTCAGGTGTAATGCATTTGGGCAATCTTAGAACCGCTTTGCTTTCATGGTTGCGAGCACGACTTGAAGAAGGGATCTGGCTTTTAAGGGTTGATGATCTTGACTCAAGTAGAACTCGCCCAGGGGCTGTTGAAAGTTTTAAATCCGATCTTCTTTGGTTAGGGCTTGACTGGGATGGACCTATTATTCGCCAAAGTCGAAGGAGAGGCCTCTACAGCACAGTGCTTTCGACGTTGAGGCGAAACGGGAGGGTTTATCCATGTCGCTGTAGTAGAAGGACATTAAGTCGACTTTCTGAAGAGAGTGGCAAAAAGAAACTATATCCAGGTACTTGTAAAGACCTTCGATTGTCTTGGGGGGCTCAAGAGGGGAGATTGCCAAGCTGGAGGTTAGATGTAAATAAAAAATTTAAAAAATCCTCTGGAGACATTGTTGTAAGACGATCAGATGGATTTATTGGATACCATCTTGCTACTGTTATTGATGAATTGACCCTTGGAATTACTGAAGTTGTTAGGGGTGAAGACCTTCGTGAAGGGATGTCGACACAGCTGGCTATTTTTGATGTAATCAATAGGCCCTCTCCGGTGGCATATCGACACGTTCCTCTTTTGCTTGACCGCAAAGGCAGCAAGCTATCAAAAAGAAATGGAAATTGCGGACTGGAGAAACTTAAGCAAACCGGACTGACTTCACCCAGAGTGGTGGGCTTATTAGCTGAGAGCCTTAATCTTGTTCCTAAAGGAGCAGAACTTAGTGCTCACGAGCTTTTAAGTGATTTAAGAGTAAGGCCCGAAACTTTTTATTCTGTTTTTGACAAAGGCTGTTAA
- a CDS encoding helix-turn-helix domain-containing protein, with product MATRRLSESQKRQLVDSYRAGETSARLADAYGCSVNTVTRTLKTFLSEEDYASLKASRVRGATKKEIKAEASESKDDNFVVCKEVNTLETLELNTKASSQLALDDAEDFDNSSEEDSSIQLEESFEGTIFQEVVPLMDQDIFDDHREIKCKPLVPGVLPESVYMLVEKTVELEARPLSDFPELGSLSELDKERKALYLFSNPRSAKRQCGRNQRVIKIPNTNVFNISTPFLLARGISRLIVEGSLIALDI from the coding sequence ATGGCTACGCGAAGACTGAGCGAGAGCCAGAAGAGACAACTGGTGGATAGCTATAGGGCTGGGGAGACCTCAGCAAGATTGGCTGATGCTTACGGATGCAGCGTTAACACTGTTACTAGAACTCTAAAAACTTTTTTGTCAGAAGAAGATTATGCCTCTCTTAAAGCTTCTCGGGTTCGTGGGGCAACCAAGAAAGAGATAAAGGCTGAAGCAAGCGAGTCTAAAGATGATAATTTTGTTGTTTGTAAGGAAGTCAATACTCTAGAGACCCTTGAATTGAATACAAAAGCCTCTTCGCAGTTGGCTTTAGATGATGCTGAGGATTTTGATAATTCCTCAGAAGAAGACTCTTCTATCCAGTTAGAAGAGTCCTTTGAAGGAACAATTTTTCAAGAGGTTGTGCCTTTGATGGATCAAGATATCTTTGATGATCATCGTGAGATTAAATGTAAACCACTTGTACCTGGTGTTCTCCCAGAAAGTGTTTATATGCTTGTGGAAAAGACAGTTGAACTGGAGGCTCGACCTTTAAGTGATTTCCCTGAGCTAGGTTCATTGTCTGAGCTTGATAAGGAAAGGAAGGCCTTATATTTATTTTCTAACCCCAGGTCTGCTAAACGACAGTGTGGACGAAATCAGAGAGTGATTAAGATCCCAAACACAAATGTTTTTAATATATCAACACCATTTTTATTGGCAAGAGGTATCTCAAGATTGATTGTTGAGGGTTCATTAATAGCCCTAGATATATAG
- the rsmI gene encoding 16S rRNA (cytidine(1402)-2'-O)-methyltransferase: MSQNSEPAPSVLYVVGTPIGHLGDLSPRAESLLAKASIIACEDTRYSGKLLKRIEAKGHRISFHKHNFRSRIPKLINLLEEGKSIAIISDAGLPGICDPGQELVAEARKNNHQVICIPGPCAATTALVSSGLPSSQFCFEGFLPPKGKHRRKRLKSIALEERTTIIYESPHRLIQLLKELHELCDECRPIQVAKELTKVHEEQIGHNLKLVLQHFLDNKPQGEFTLVLGGYKNNSEPLTDKKQLKSELNKLIRDGLSPTEAAKKLAEEIGESKRVLYSLIHEENKVSNND; this comes from the coding sequence TTGAGCCAAAACTCTGAACCTGCACCAAGCGTGCTGTATGTCGTTGGAACTCCTATCGGTCACTTAGGGGACTTATCTCCACGGGCAGAATCTCTTTTAGCAAAAGCTTCAATCATCGCTTGTGAAGACACTCGTTATAGCGGAAAACTACTAAAAAGAATTGAGGCTAAAGGCCATCGAATTAGCTTCCATAAGCACAACTTTCGTAGCAGAATCCCAAAGCTCATTAATCTTCTTGAAGAAGGTAAAAGCATTGCAATAATAAGTGATGCAGGCCTGCCTGGTATTTGTGACCCAGGCCAAGAACTAGTAGCAGAAGCTAGAAAAAACAACCATCAAGTCATTTGTATCCCTGGCCCGTGCGCAGCAACTACAGCTCTCGTAAGCAGTGGACTTCCTTCAAGCCAATTCTGTTTCGAAGGTTTTCTTCCCCCAAAAGGGAAACATAGGAGAAAGAGGCTGAAATCAATTGCACTGGAGGAACGTACAACAATAATTTATGAATCACCTCATAGATTGATTCAACTTTTAAAAGAACTGCATGAACTTTGTGATGAATGCCGTCCTATTCAAGTAGCTAAAGAACTAACCAAGGTTCATGAAGAACAAATAGGACACAATCTTAAATTAGTTTTACAACATTTTCTTGATAACAAACCTCAAGGTGAATTCACGCTTGTGCTAGGGGGTTACAAGAATAATTCAGAACCGTTAACTGACAAGAAACAATTGAAATCTGAATTGAATAAGCTTATCAGAGATGGTTTATCTCCTACCGAGGCTGCTAAAAAGCTTGCCGAAGAAATAGGGGAGTCAAAAAGGGTGCTCTATTCACTTATTCATGAAGAAAATAAAGTTTCGAACAATGACTAG
- a CDS encoding 3'(2'),5'-bisphosphate nucleotidase CysQ — protein MMSINPVLPFNLTLASLLEKLRPMCWGAADILLAYSRRENPPYGFPSVLEVQEGSDGPVSVADLAVNTWLLEGLKSSFKQEDWILLSEETVKKQLAVNKPVDSEWLWILDPLDGTKDFLEGSTDYAVHLALVHFNRPVLGIVLIPELEELWFGGLGVGTWCENRLGDRISPSFSNRRLESDLLLVTSRSHRDLKLEKLLERIPFLSGKKVGSVGCKVATLLRGEADIYISLSGKTAPKDWDMAAPEAVLIAAGGGFTHVDGSTLEYNKGDWQQAGCLVASHGFKHPQICKKIMDELRALDDCVG, from the coding sequence ATGATGTCTATTAATCCAGTTTTGCCGTTCAATTTGACCTTAGCGTCTCTCTTAGAGAAGCTAAGGCCAATGTGTTGGGGTGCGGCGGATATTCTTCTTGCATACTCGAGGAGAGAGAACCCTCCATATGGTTTTCCTTCTGTTTTAGAGGTTCAGGAAGGAAGTGATGGACCTGTATCAGTAGCTGATCTTGCAGTTAATACTTGGCTTTTAGAAGGGTTAAAGTCCTCTTTTAAACAAGAAGACTGGATTCTGCTGAGTGAAGAGACTGTAAAGAAACAATTGGCTGTGAATAAACCTGTTGATAGCGAGTGGCTCTGGATTTTGGACCCGTTGGATGGGACTAAGGATTTTCTTGAGGGATCTACTGACTACGCAGTGCATTTAGCCTTAGTCCATTTTAATCGTCCTGTGCTTGGCATTGTTTTAATTCCTGAATTGGAAGAGCTTTGGTTTGGGGGTTTAGGAGTTGGAACTTGGTGCGAAAACCGCCTAGGAGATCGGATCTCACCTTCCTTTAGTAATCGTCGCTTAGAAAGTGACTTGTTGTTGGTCACTAGCCGAAGTCATAGAGATTTAAAACTTGAAAAGCTTCTAGAACGCATCCCCTTCCTTTCAGGAAAAAAAGTGGGCAGCGTGGGATGTAAGGTCGCAACCCTTCTAAGAGGAGAGGCTGATATTTATATTTCACTTTCAGGCAAAACTGCTCCCAAAGATTGGGATATGGCTGCACCTGAGGCTGTCTTAATTGCTGCTGGGGGCGGCTTTACACATGTAGATGGATCCACTTTGGAATACAACAAAGGGGATTGGCAGCAAGCGGGTTGTTTGGTCGCGAGCCACGGCTTTAAACATCCTCAAATCTGCAAAAAGATTATGGATGAGCTACGCGCCTTGGATGATTGTGTTGGTTAA
- a CDS encoding polyribonucleotide nucleotidyltransferase, whose translation MQGQTKSISFDGREIRLTTGRFAPQAGGSVLVECGDTAVLVTATQSTGREGIDFLPLICDYEERLYAAGRIPGSFMRRESRPPERATLVARLIDRPMRPLFPGWMRDDIQIVATCLSLDERVPSDVLAVTGASMATLLAGIPFQGPMAAVRVGLLGDDFVLNPSYREIERGDLDLVIAGTPDGVVMVEAGANQLSEQDIIEAIDFGYEAVSELIKAQESILKELEIKQVHPENPTEDKTLPSYLDKNCSKEIREVLKKFEQTKADRDNKLEEIKAATAEAIEALKDDNSVKKAVTGNNKLLPTAFKSLTKKLMREQILKEGVRVDGRKLDEVRKIDAAVGVLPKRVHGSGLFNRGLTQVLSTATLGTPSDAQEMDDLNPNTEKTYLHHYNFPPYSVGETRPMRSPGRREIGHGALAERAIIPVLPAKDTFPYVLRVVSEVLSSNGSTSMGSVCGSTLALMDAGVPLQAPVGGAAMGLIKEDEEIRILTDIQGIEDFLGDMDFKVAGTEKGITALQMDMKITGLSVSTVSEAVNQARPARIHILEKMKEAIDKPRESLSPHAPRLLSFRIDPELIGTVIGPGGRTIKGITERTNTKIDIEDGGIVTIASHDGAAAEGARRIIEGLTRKVNEGEVFTGAITRIIPIGAFVEILPGKEGMIHISQLSEARVEKVEDVVKVGDEVTVRVREIDNRGRINLTLRGVPQNGESMHPEPSPMPVAPLT comes from the coding sequence GTGCAAGGTCAGACAAAGTCGATCTCCTTTGATGGTCGGGAGATAAGGCTGACTACAGGGCGATTCGCGCCACAGGCCGGAGGTTCAGTATTAGTGGAATGCGGTGATACCGCAGTCCTTGTTACTGCAACGCAATCAACAGGAAGAGAAGGCATTGATTTTCTCCCACTAATTTGCGACTACGAAGAAAGGCTCTACGCAGCAGGGAGAATCCCTGGTAGTTTCATGCGACGAGAGAGTCGTCCCCCAGAGAGAGCGACCCTGGTTGCTCGACTTATTGATAGGCCAATGAGGCCTCTTTTCCCTGGGTGGATGCGAGATGACATCCAAATAGTTGCGACCTGTCTATCACTTGACGAAAGAGTTCCTTCTGATGTCCTTGCCGTAACGGGTGCCTCAATGGCAACCCTTCTTGCGGGAATCCCATTCCAGGGACCTATGGCAGCAGTAAGAGTTGGATTACTTGGCGATGATTTCGTACTAAATCCAAGCTACAGAGAAATTGAGCGAGGAGATCTTGACCTTGTAATAGCTGGGACCCCAGACGGGGTAGTCATGGTTGAGGCTGGTGCAAATCAACTTTCAGAGCAAGACATCATTGAAGCAATTGATTTCGGATACGAGGCCGTCTCTGAACTCATCAAAGCCCAAGAATCAATACTTAAAGAATTAGAGATCAAGCAAGTCCATCCAGAAAACCCTACCGAGGACAAAACATTACCTTCTTATCTTGATAAAAACTGCAGTAAGGAAATACGAGAAGTCCTAAAGAAGTTTGAACAAACAAAAGCTGATCGAGATAACAAGCTTGAAGAAATAAAAGCCGCCACTGCAGAAGCTATTGAGGCTCTCAAAGACGATAACAGTGTTAAAAAAGCAGTCACAGGAAACAACAAGCTACTTCCAACAGCATTTAAATCTCTCACCAAAAAGCTTATGAGGGAACAAATTCTTAAAGAAGGAGTAAGAGTTGATGGTCGAAAACTAGATGAAGTAAGAAAGATTGATGCAGCAGTTGGCGTTCTGCCTAAACGCGTGCATGGATCAGGCTTATTCAACCGAGGCCTCACACAAGTTCTTTCAACGGCAACCTTGGGAACTCCAAGTGATGCGCAAGAAATGGACGACCTCAATCCAAATACTGAAAAGACCTACCTACATCACTACAATTTCCCTCCATATTCGGTCGGAGAAACCCGTCCTATGCGTTCGCCTGGGAGAAGAGAAATCGGACATGGTGCTTTAGCTGAACGCGCCATTATTCCCGTCCTACCAGCAAAAGACACATTCCCTTATGTCCTGAGGGTGGTTAGCGAAGTCCTTAGCTCTAACGGTTCGACCTCCATGGGTTCGGTCTGTGGAAGCACCCTTGCATTAATGGATGCTGGTGTTCCATTACAAGCGCCTGTAGGTGGAGCGGCAATGGGACTTATAAAAGAAGATGAGGAAATCAGGATCCTGACTGACATCCAAGGGATAGAGGATTTTCTGGGTGACATGGATTTCAAAGTTGCTGGTACCGAAAAAGGCATCACCGCGTTGCAAATGGATATGAAAATCACAGGATTATCAGTGTCGACCGTCTCTGAAGCAGTTAACCAAGCACGTCCTGCAAGGATCCACATCCTTGAAAAAATGAAAGAAGCAATTGATAAACCTAGAGAGTCTCTTTCACCTCATGCCCCAAGGTTGCTGAGCTTCAGGATTGATCCTGAACTTATTGGAACAGTAATCGGCCCAGGAGGTAGGACCATTAAGGGGATTACAGAGCGTACTAACACCAAGATAGATATAGAAGATGGCGGCATAGTCACTATTGCCTCGCATGATGGTGCTGCAGCTGAAGGCGCAAGAAGAATCATTGAAGGCCTTACTAGAAAGGTAAATGAGGGAGAGGTCTTTACTGGAGCTATTACAAGAATCATCCCCATAGGAGCCTTTGTAGAAATCCTTCCAGGGAAAGAGGGAATGATTCACATCTCCCAACTTTCTGAAGCTCGAGTAGAAAAAGTAGAAGATGTTGTCAAGGTTGGGGATGAAGTCACCGTGCGTGTTCGAGAAATAGATAACCGCGGAAGGATCAATCTCACTCTCAGAGGTGTTCCACAAAATGGTGAATCAATGCATCCAGAACCAAGTCCCATGCCAGTTGCGCCACTCACCTAA
- the rpsN gene encoding 30S ribosomal protein S14 codes for MAKKSMIARDVKRKKLVERYATKRNALLAAFNAAKDPMERLEIHRKIQALPRNSAPNRIRNRCWATGKPRGVYRDFGLCRNQLRARAHKGELPGVVKSSW; via the coding sequence ATGGCTAAAAAGTCAATGATCGCAAGAGATGTGAAGCGCAAGAAGCTTGTCGAGCGCTATGCAACCAAAAGGAATGCTTTGTTAGCAGCCTTTAATGCTGCTAAGGACCCCATGGAACGTCTCGAAATTCATAGGAAAATTCAAGCTTTACCGAGAAATAGCGCGCCAAATCGAATCCGCAATAGATGTTGGGCTACTGGTAAACCCAGAGGCGTTTATCGTGATTTTGGACTTTGCCGTAACCAACTACGAGCTAGAGCCCATAAAGGCGAACTCCCAGGAGTAGTGAAATCAAGTTGGTAA
- the rseP gene encoding RIP metalloprotease RseP: MNVLTALIVLGFLILIHEAGHFLAATIQGIQVNGFSIGFGPALIKREIKGVTYAIRALPLGGFVSFPDDQEENNIPEDDPNLLKNRPIPQRAFVISAGVIANLLLAWIVLFSQGALLGLPSQPEPGVLVVAIESHQRAEQAGLQPGDRIIEINGINLGQGQEAVQVLVEKVKASPEGALLLKSIRGKERIEQKIVPTNVQGKGKIGAQLQPTITSKLIPAKNIGQILQEVNKQFFDLLSKTIRGYKGLFTEFGTTAKQLSGPVKIVEIGAQLTGQGSSGIILFTALISINLAVLNSLPLPLLDGGQLALLIYEAINGKPLPKQLQLAILQSGLVFMVGLSMILIIRDTSQLSIVQALFSN; the protein is encoded by the coding sequence ATGAACGTACTGACTGCACTAATAGTCCTTGGGTTTCTCATCCTCATTCATGAAGCAGGTCATTTCCTAGCCGCAACTATTCAAGGAATCCAGGTAAATGGATTTTCAATTGGATTTGGCCCTGCACTAATAAAACGAGAAATCAAAGGGGTTACATATGCAATTAGAGCACTTCCTCTAGGAGGCTTCGTTTCATTTCCTGATGACCAGGAGGAAAATAACATTCCTGAAGATGATCCAAATCTTCTTAAAAACCGCCCAATCCCTCAAAGAGCTTTTGTCATCTCTGCTGGAGTAATTGCAAATCTTCTACTCGCTTGGATTGTTCTATTTAGCCAAGGAGCATTATTAGGACTCCCAAGCCAACCAGAGCCTGGAGTTCTAGTTGTAGCAATTGAAAGCCATCAAAGAGCTGAGCAAGCTGGCCTGCAACCAGGAGACCGCATTATCGAAATTAACGGGATCAATCTTGGCCAGGGTCAAGAAGCTGTCCAGGTACTTGTTGAAAAAGTCAAGGCCTCCCCTGAAGGCGCTCTTTTATTAAAAAGCATCCGAGGCAAAGAGAGAATCGAGCAAAAGATTGTCCCAACCAATGTCCAAGGCAAAGGAAAAATTGGTGCTCAATTGCAACCAACCATAACCAGCAAGCTAATCCCCGCAAAAAATATTGGGCAAATCCTCCAAGAAGTAAACAAGCAATTCTTCGATCTACTTAGCAAAACAATTCGGGGATACAAAGGTTTATTTACAGAATTTGGAACCACAGCAAAACAATTAAGTGGCCCTGTGAAGATTGTTGAAATTGGTGCTCAGCTAACAGGACAGGGCTCTTCAGGCATAATACTTTTTACAGCATTAATTTCGATTAATCTTGCGGTTCTAAACTCCCTACCCCTTCCTCTTCTTGATGGAGGTCAGCTTGCACTTCTTATATATGAGGCCATAAATGGGAAGCCTCTACCAAAGCAACTTCAACTAGCAATACTCCAATCCGGCCTTGTATTCATGGTTGGATTAAGTATGATTCTAATAATTCGTGATACATCACAGCTATCTATAGTTCAAGCTCTTTTCTCTAATTAA